From the genome of Suricata suricatta isolate VVHF042 chromosome 3, meerkat_22Aug2017_6uvM2_HiC, whole genome shotgun sequence, one region includes:
- the ARL6IP6 gene encoding ADP-ribosylation factor-like protein 6-interacting protein 6 isoform X3, which yields MSFVESGRRSAPLRRRFGTPVPFARPAFSAFSQGDSWGEGEGDEEDGCNQVARDLRAEFSAGALSEPRKGSLLQRDRDGSPVLPDKRNGIFSAVAGGRTQARRWPVQVLSIICSLLFAILLAFLLAITYLIVKELHAENLKTEDVDTGLLGFWTPLIISLSAGFACCSFSWTVTYFDSFEPGMFPPTPLSPARFKS from the exons ATGTCGTTTGTAGAGAGCGGGCGGCGCTCGGCTCCTCTGCGGCGACGCTTCGGCACCCCTGTTCCGTTTGCCCGGCCGGCGTTTTCCGCCTTCTCTCAGGGGGACAGTTGGGGTGAAGGTGAAGGGGACGAGGAGGACGGATGCAACCAAGTGGCCCGCGACCTGCGGGCGGAGTTTTCGGCCGGGGCGTTGTCGGAGCCTAGAAAGGGCTCGCTACTCCAGCGGGACCGGGACGGGTCGCCGGTTCTGCCCGATAAGCGCAATGGCATTTTCTCAGCGGTTGCGGGCGGCCGAACCCAGGCTCGGCGGTGGCCTGTCCAGGTCCTCTCAATTATCTGTTCCCTGCTGTTCGCCATCCTCCTCGCCTTCCTCCTCGCCATCACCTACTTGATCGTAAAAG AGTTACATGCTGAGAATTTGAAGACTGAAGACGTAGACACTGGGCTATTAG GATTCTGGACTCCACTTATAATATCTCTATCTGCCGGATTTGCCTGTTGTAGCTTTTCTTGGACAGTCACTTATTTTGACTCTTTCGAACCAGGAATGTTTCCTCCCACTCCTCTTTCACCTGCCAGGTTCAA
- the ARL6IP6 gene encoding ADP-ribosylation factor-like protein 6-interacting protein 6 isoform X2 — MSFVESGRRSAPLRRRFGTPVPFARPAFSAFSQGDSWGEGEGDEEDGCNQVARDLRAEFSAGALSEPRKGSLLQRDRDGSPVLPDKRNGIFSAVAGGRTQARRWPVQVLSIICSLLFAILLAFLLAITYLIVKELHAENLKTEDVDTGLLGFWTPLIISLSAGFACCSFSWTVTYFDSFEPGMFPPTPLSPARFKSDHLQCHWI; from the exons ATGTCGTTTGTAGAGAGCGGGCGGCGCTCGGCTCCTCTGCGGCGACGCTTCGGCACCCCTGTTCCGTTTGCCCGGCCGGCGTTTTCCGCCTTCTCTCAGGGGGACAGTTGGGGTGAAGGTGAAGGGGACGAGGAGGACGGATGCAACCAAGTGGCCCGCGACCTGCGGGCGGAGTTTTCGGCCGGGGCGTTGTCGGAGCCTAGAAAGGGCTCGCTACTCCAGCGGGACCGGGACGGGTCGCCGGTTCTGCCCGATAAGCGCAATGGCATTTTCTCAGCGGTTGCGGGCGGCCGAACCCAGGCTCGGCGGTGGCCTGTCCAGGTCCTCTCAATTATCTGTTCCCTGCTGTTCGCCATCCTCCTCGCCTTCCTCCTCGCCATCACCTACTTGATCGTAAAAG AGTTACATGCTGAGAATTTGAAGACTGAAGACGTAGACACTGGGCTATTAG GATTCTGGACTCCACTTATAATATCTCTATCTGCCGGATTTGCCTGTTGTAGCTTTTCTTGGACAGTCACTTATTTTGACTCTTTCGAACCAGGAATGTTTCCTCCCACTCCTCTTTCACCTGCCAGGTTCAA